The Kluyvera intermedia genome includes the window AACCGGGTGAGGTGTTTGCCCAACGCGAACTGATTGAACAGGCGGGCTTAAGCCAGCCGTGGTTGGTCAAGCTGCACGCGGAGCTTGGGCTGCCGCTGTGTAAAACCGAGGCGGAGTTTTTCCGCCGTATGCGTGAAAAAGGAACCCAATGACTCAGGCCATTATGTTGCAAGGCACCGCATCCGACGTCGGCAAAAGTATGCTGGTGGCGGGGCTGTGCCGGATTTTCTATCAAGATGGCCTACGAACCGCGCCGTTTAAATCGCAGAATATGGCGCTCAATTCCGGCATCACGCCGGACGGCAAAGAGATGGGCCGCGCACAGATATTCCAGGCCGAAGCCGCCGGTATTGCGCCGGACGTGCGGATGAACCCGATCCTTCTTAAACCGACCAGCGACCGCAAAGCGCAGATTGTGCTGATGGGTGAGGTGGCCAGCAACATGGACGCCGTCAGCTATCACAACTACAAGCCAAAGCTGCGTGAACAAATCATCTCGGTGTATCAAAGCCTGGCGCAGGAGTACGACGTTCTGGTGCTGGAAGGGGCGGGCAGCCCGGCGGAAATCAACCTCCGCGACCGGGATATTGTCAATATGGGGATGGCGGAGATGGCGCAGTGCCCGGTGATTCTGGTCGCCGATATCGACCGTGGCGGCGTGTTTGCCTCCATTTACGGTACGCTGGCGCTGCTGCAAGACCATGAACGCACACGCGTGAAGGGCGTCATTATCAATAAATTTCGCGGTGACGTGGCGCTGCTGTATTCCGGTATTGAGCAGGTTGAAGCGCTCACCAATGTGCCCGTGCTGGGCGTGATGCCGTGGCTTGAGGTTGATCTTGAAGATGAGGACGGCGTGGCGCTGCAAAAGGGCAAATACCGTCATATTCAGCAGCGTGAGATTGATGTGGCGGTGGTGCAGTTGCCCCATATCTCTAACTTCACCGACTTCAACGCGCTGGCGGCACAGCCGGATGTTCGCGTGCGTTACGTGCGCCATGCGGATGATTTAGCCGGTGCCGATCTGATTATCCTGCCGGGAAGTAAAAATACGCTCGGCGATCTGATGTGGCTTCAGGAAAGCGCGCTGGCGCATGGCATTTTGCAGGCGCAGCGTCAGGGGGTACCGGTACTCGGGATTTGCGGCGGCTATCAAATGCTGGGCGATACGCTGATTGATGAGGTGGAATCGGGGCTGGGAACGCTGCCTGGTTTAGGGCTACTCAATACGGTTACCCGCTTCGCGCCGCATAAAACTACCACGCAGGCGACGGCAACGCTCGATGGCGCGTTACCGGGCTGGCTGGCGGCGGTGTCCGGGATGGCACTGCGTGGCTATGAAATTCATATGGGGGAGACCACACGACTGGATGGCGCTCAGTCTTTGATGCAGCTTTGTAAAAATGGTCAGTACAGCGTGGACGGTGCGGTGAGTGATGATGGCCAGGTATTCGGTACCTATCTTCACGGCCTGTTTGATAGCGATGCGTTTACCCGTGCGCTGGTGAACGGACTGCGTGAACGTAAAGGACTGGCGGCGCTGGACAGTGACTTTCATTACGCCCGCTACAAGGCGCAACAATTTGATATTTTGGCGGAATCTATGCGTCAGCATATTGATATTGAAAAGATTTATACGATTATGCGGGAACATCAGGAGCCGTGACGGCAGGCGGTGCGCCATTCTTCGGGGTGGCGCCGAGGTTTGATAGGGTAAATTACAGGCAAAAAAAAACACCCTTGTGGGTGTCATTTTAGTTGGTTGCGGGGGCCAGATTTGAACTGACGACCTTCGGGTTATGAGCCCGACGAGCTACCGGGCTGCTCCACCCCGCGTCCGTCACTACTCTTACATCGAGTAATGCTTGCTTCTTTTACTGCTTAGTTGGTTGCGGGGGCCAGATTTGAACTGACGACCTTCGGGTTATGAGCCCGACGAGCTACCAGGCTGCTCCACCCCGCGTCCGTCATTACTCTTCCATCGAGTAATGCTTGCTTCTTTTACTGCTTAGTTGGTTGCGGGGGCCAGATTTGAACTGACGACCTTCGGGTTATGAGCCCGACGAGCTACCAGGCTGCTCCACCCCGCGTCCGAGCACTACTCTTCCGTCGAGTAATGTTTACTTCTTTACTGCTTAATTGGTTGCGGGGGCCAGATTTGAACTGACGACCTTCGGGTTATGAGCCCGACGAGCTACCAGGCTGCTCCACCCCGCGTCCGTGGAAGCGCACTATACTCTGCTGAACATTTGTTGCAACCCATTTTTGAGATAAATCACTCATTTTTTTACAGGTTGTCCGGATTTGGCATGAATTGCGCTTTTTTTGTGCAGAATTATTGCAAGCAAGCGTTCACGCATTTCAATACCCCTGGCGGTTTGTTATCTTCATCGGGCACTTTCGATTATGCGGAAAATAGAAGACACCATGAAAGGACGTTGGGCAAAATATGCAGTAACAGGGGCAATGCTGGCGATGCTGGCGGCCTGTTCGTCAAAACCGACCGATCGCGGTCAGCAGTATAAAGACGGGAAATTCACCCAGCCTTTCTCACTGGTCAATCAACCTGATGCCGTCGGCGCGCCAATAAATGCGGGCGACTTTGCAGAGCAGGTCAATCAGATTCGTAACGCCTCTCCGCGCCTGTATGGCAACCAGAGCAATATTTATAGCGCGGTGCAGCAGTGGCTGCTCGCCGGTGGTGATACCCGCACCATGCGTCAGTACGGCCTTGATGCCTGGCAGATGGAAGGCACCGATAACTACGGCAACGTACAGTTTACCGGCTACTACACGCCGGTGGTGCAGGCGCGTCATACACGCCAGGGCGAGTTCCAGTATCCGCTTTATCGCATGCCGCCGAAGCGCGGTAAGCTACCGTCTCGTGCCGGGATTTATGCTGGACAGTTAAGCGACAACTATATTCTTGCCTACAGCAACTCGCTGATGGATAACTTCATCATGGACGTTCAGGGCAGCGGATATATTGATTTTGGCGATGGCTCGCCGCTGAACTTCTTTAGCTATGCGGGTAAAAACGGTTGGTCATATAAAAGCATCGGTAAAGTGCTTATCGATCGCGGTGAAGTGAAACGCGAGGATATGTCGATGCAGGCTATCCGTCACTGGGGTGAGACGCACAGCGAAGCGCAAGTTCAGGAATTGCTGGAGCAAAACCCGTCGTTTGTGTTCTTCAAACCGCAGTCTTTCGCTCCGGTGAAAGGAGCTAGCGCCGTGCCGCTGATTGGCCGTGCATCGGTCGCGTCTGACCGCAGCGTAATCCCGCCGGGGACGACGCTACTGGCGGAGGTGCCGCAGCTGGATAATGACGGTAAATTTAACGGCCAGTACGAACTGCGCTTAATGGTGGCGCTGGATGTGGGTGGGGCGATTAAGGGCCAGCACTTTGATATCTACCAGGGGATCGGTGCAGATGCCGGGCATCGCGCAGGTTGGTATAATCACTACGGACGCGTGTGGGTGCTGAAGTCAGCAGGCAACGCGGGTAATGTATTTAGCGGTTAAGTGCGGTGTTTCCCCAGCGTCGCGTAGCCCGGCCGAGCGTAGCGACGCCGGGGTTTTGAGCTCGATAAAATCATGTTTAAATTTTGAGGTGTTATGTCTGTTATCAGTGACGCCTGGCGTCAGCGTTTTGGCGGCACGGCACGTTTATACGGTGAAAAAGCCTTGCAAGTTTTCGCCGACGCGCACGTTTGCGTGGTGGGCATTGGCGGTGTGGGTAGCTGGGCGGCGGAAGCGCTGGCGCGTACCGGCATCGGCGCGATTACGTTGATTGATATGGATGATGTGTGTGTCACCAACACTAACCGACAGATCCATGCGCTGGGCGGCAACGTCGGGCTGGCAAAAGCCGAGGTGATGGCGGAGCGTATTCGACAGATTAACCCTGAGTGCCAGGTTACCGTGGTGGACGATTTCGTCACTCCGGAAAACGTGGCTGATTATATGGGCGTGGGCTACAGCTATGTGGTTGATGCCATCGACAGCGTGCGCCCAAAAGCAGCGCTGATTGCCTACTGCCGCCGCTATAAGGTGCCGCTTGTGACTACCGGAGGCGCAGGTGGGCAAATTGACCCGACGCAGATTCAGGTGAGTGATTTAGCGAAAACCATTCAGGATCCGCTGGCAGCCAAGTTACGCGAGCGGCTGAAAAGTGAATTTGGCGTGGTGAAGAACAGCAAAGGCAAGCTGGGCGTAGACTGCGTCTTTTCTACCGAAGCGCTGGTCTATCCGCAGTCGGACGGTTCCGTCTGCGCGATGAAAAGCACTGCGGAAGGGCCAAAGCGCATGGACTGTGCATCCGGTTTTGGCGCAGCCACTATGGTCACCGCCACCTTTGGTTTTGTGGCGGTATCGCATGCGTTGAAAAAGATGCTCGCGAAAGAGGCGCGTCAGGCTAGCGTCTGACGCGCAGCGTTAACCATTGCCTCGCAAAGGGCCGTCAGACCCTGAGTGCGTGAGGCGCTAAGCTGGCCGCTTAGCCCCAGATCATCAAACAGGCCCAGCGGATCGTTTTCGACAATATCCGCGGGTCTTTTGCCTTCCACGGCGGTCAACAGTACTGCCAGCAGCCCGCGGACAATTCTCCCCTCGCTATCGCCAAAGAAGTGCAATGTGCCGTTTGTTTGCAGCGTATAGCCCAACCAGACGCGGTTTTCGCAGCCGGGAATCTCTTGTGCCTGGGCTTTCAGGTCGTCGGAAAGCGGGGGAAGCTGCTTACCCAACAAAATCAGCTGACGGTATTTGTCTTCCCACTGCGAAAGGGCGCTAAACTGCTGCCGCAACGTTTCAGGCGTTACGGTGGTGCCGAACGGGTGTCCAGCGAGTAAAGAAGTTGTCATCAATCCACCAGGAGTTCGAGTGCACGGTCGACGGCGCTGACCAGCGCGTGAACATCGTCTTGCGTATTATAAGGCGCAAACGAGGCGCGCAGCGTACCGCTGACGCCGAGCGCTGCCAATAGCGGCTGGGCGCAATGTTGACCGGCGCGTAGGGCGATGCCGGACTCCGCCAGCAGCGTCACCATATCGCTGTGGTGTACGCCTGCAAAATCAAAGGCTAGCAGGCTGGAGTCCTGACAGCGGAATGAACGAAAGCCCGGGCGTTTCGCCAACTCGTCTTCCGCAAGCGTTGCCAACCCACGGCTCCAGGATTCAGCTTGCTGAATATCCACACCGCTCAGCCATTCAAGGGCCGCACTTAGGCCAATAACCCCCGCCACGTTTGGCGTCCCGGCTTCCAGTCGGTACGGTACCGGCTGGGTGGTAAAACCTTCAAAGGTCACTTCGCTAATCATCTTGCCGCCACCCAACCAGGGCGTCATGGCATTCAGCAGTTCACTTTTTCCATACAGCGCGCCAATGCCGGTTGGCCCATAGAGTTTGTGGCCGGAGAAAGCATAAAAGTCGATATCCAGCGCCTGAACATCTGCCGGGAAATGTACCGCGCCTTGAGCGCCGTCGACCATCACCACCATCCCAGCCTGATGAGCAAGGGTAATGGCGAGCGCCAGATCCGGACAACCGCCGGTGACGTTGGACATTTGTCCCAGCGCCAGAATGCGGCTGCGTGGGGTAATCAGCGTGGTCAGTTGCGCAACGTCCGGCAGATTATCGGCCCCTAAAGGTAGCTGCACGACTTTCGCGCCAGTTTGCTCAGCAACCATCAGCCACGGCACCAGATTAGCGTGATGCTCAGCGACGCTGACGATAATCTCATCGCCCGGTTGCAGGCGTGGGCGAGCGTAGCACTGCGCCACAATATTAATCGCTTCGGTGGTGCCACGCGTCCAGACGATATCTTTGCCATCTGGTGCATTGAGTAAATTCGCCACCTGATCGCGGGCGGCCTCGTA containing:
- the csdA gene encoding cysteine desulfurase CsdA, which translates into the protein MNAFSPAQFRAQFPALHDAGVYLDSAATALKPQAVIEATNHFYSLSAGNVHRSQFAEAQRLTARYEAARDQVANLLNAPDGKDIVWTRGTTEAINIVAQCYARPRLQPGDEIIVSVAEHHANLVPWLMVAEQTGAKVVQLPLGADNLPDVAQLTTLITPRSRILALGQMSNVTGGCPDLALAITLAHQAGMVVMVDGAQGAVHFPADVQALDIDFYAFSGHKLYGPTGIGALYGKSELLNAMTPWLGGGKMISEVTFEGFTTQPVPYRLEAGTPNVAGVIGLSAALEWLSGVDIQQAESWSRGLATLAEDELAKRPGFRSFRCQDSSLLAFDFAGVHHSDMVTLLAESGIALRAGQHCAQPLLAALGVSGTLRASFAPYNTQDDVHALVSAVDRALELLVD
- the tcdA gene encoding tRNA cyclic N6-threonylcarbamoyladenosine(37) synthase TcdA; this encodes MSVISDAWRQRFGGTARLYGEKALQVFADAHVCVVGIGGVGSWAAEALARTGIGAITLIDMDDVCVTNTNRQIHALGGNVGLAKAEVMAERIRQINPECQVTVVDDFVTPENVADYMGVGYSYVVDAIDSVRPKAALIAYCRRYKVPLVTTGGAGGQIDPTQIQVSDLAKTIQDPLAAKLRERLKSEFGVVKNSKGKLGVDCVFSTEALVYPQSDGSVCAMKSTAEGPKRMDCASGFGAATMVTATFGFVAVSHALKKMLAKEARQASV
- the mltA gene encoding murein transglycosylase A; the protein is MKGRWAKYAVTGAMLAMLAACSSKPTDRGQQYKDGKFTQPFSLVNQPDAVGAPINAGDFAEQVNQIRNASPRLYGNQSNIYSAVQQWLLAGGDTRTMRQYGLDAWQMEGTDNYGNVQFTGYYTPVVQARHTRQGEFQYPLYRMPPKRGKLPSRAGIYAGQLSDNYILAYSNSLMDNFIMDVQGSGYIDFGDGSPLNFFSYAGKNGWSYKSIGKVLIDRGEVKREDMSMQAIRHWGETHSEAQVQELLEQNPSFVFFKPQSFAPVKGASAVPLIGRASVASDRSVIPPGTTLLAEVPQLDNDGKFNGQYELRLMVALDVGGAIKGQHFDIYQGIGADAGHRAGWYNHYGRVWVLKSAGNAGNVFSG
- the csdE gene encoding cysteine desulfurase sulfur acceptor subunit CsdE — encoded protein: MTTSLLAGHPFGTTVTPETLRQQFSALSQWEDKYRQLILLGKQLPPLSDDLKAQAQEIPGCENRVWLGYTLQTNGTLHFFGDSEGRIVRGLLAVLLTAVEGKRPADIVENDPLGLFDDLGLSGQLSASRTQGLTALCEAMVNAARQTLA
- a CDS encoding cobyric acid synthase, which gives rise to MTQAIMLQGTASDVGKSMLVAGLCRIFYQDGLRTAPFKSQNMALNSGITPDGKEMGRAQIFQAEAAGIAPDVRMNPILLKPTSDRKAQIVLMGEVASNMDAVSYHNYKPKLREQIISVYQSLAQEYDVLVLEGAGSPAEINLRDRDIVNMGMAEMAQCPVILVADIDRGGVFASIYGTLALLQDHERTRVKGVIINKFRGDVALLYSGIEQVEALTNVPVLGVMPWLEVDLEDEDGVALQKGKYRHIQQREIDVAVVQLPHISNFTDFNALAAQPDVRVRYVRHADDLAGADLIILPGSKNTLGDLMWLQESALAHGILQAQRQGVPVLGICGGYQMLGDTLIDEVESGLGTLPGLGLLNTVTRFAPHKTTTQATATLDGALPGWLAAVSGMALRGYEIHMGETTRLDGAQSLMQLCKNGQYSVDGAVSDDGQVFGTYLHGLFDSDAFTRALVNGLRERKGLAALDSDFHYARYKAQQFDILAESMRQHIDIEKIYTIMREHQEP